A region of Plantactinospora sp. BC1 DNA encodes the following proteins:
- a CDS encoding bifunctional diguanylate cyclase/phosphodiesterase, which yields MSVRKLLAGYAGVNAALVVGFFALPVPRPVVTAAFGLTSMVAVAVGIRRYRPQRAYAWWLFVAALGVFAAGDTVYLLAANLPLGDSPADSGLVSDLFYLVMVPLIGAGLLGLTRSTTGARDRSGLLDFLIFTTAGAFLLWVMVIRPYLVGPGPSTFEQSVLAAYALLDVLLLATAVRVAVTSRGSVAGLLLAAGAAGMLVSDISYGAALLRGAWQPGGPDELGWLAFYVAWGAAALHPSMATLTEPAAPPDSEIDKTRLVLLGIAATLAPAVLLLEVVNGDVRDGAVIAVVGGVVFALVLSRLGDAVDGHRQAVARERSLRQSGAELVAATDTAEVRRAVRTAVARLVPRHSSHRMVFTINHTDGVPATTVSIWGPGMATPSPFYPAPTTAAARRSRLLRVRTLQPALAEQLRGFESVALCPLVGDGRVDGGASGAPRVGALLVATDSRLLPTLRDSLEVLAAQAAMALERISLNQEINRRDSEAYFRSLVQNAADVILIVDDDHRVRYASPSVRPVLGVEPADCTDLGTVLSPEDQLSVPALLDTALVESDRRGVDWSVRRPDGQWVQLEVTCRDLRRDRAVRGFVLTLRDITERVRLEQELTHRSVHDSLTGLANRASYQDQVYEAVEKARDGDRTVGTLSIDLDEFTAVNDTHGHAIGDALLVAAGQRLREIVGPNDLVARLGGDEFAVLIPDADDPEQVEQVADHLVRALAEPLEVGDTVVNGSVSVGVATTADASDAGELLQRADLALYVAKGAGKGRWCRYQSELHTAIVERLELRAALTEAVQKLSFSVDYQPIVDMRTGAAVGFEALARWHHPARGPVPPELFIGLAEETGLIEPIGDYVLRQAAGAVARWRAERGDEGVPYVSINVSARQLRTPGFVGTVRAALTAADVPPDRVMLEITESLLLRDQEPVWAELSELRTLGLRVAIDDFGTGFSSLSYLQQMPADVLKIDRSFTETVASSRRQRLLVEGIVRLAGTLGLDIIAEGVETEAVRTILLDMGCASGQGYLFARPLKDHDVLRWLGDAPAPGTLPKPRPAAE from the coding sequence GTGTCAGTTCGGAAACTGTTGGCCGGGTATGCCGGGGTGAACGCCGCGCTGGTGGTCGGCTTCTTCGCCCTGCCGGTGCCGCGTCCGGTGGTGACCGCCGCGTTCGGGTTGACCAGCATGGTGGCGGTGGCGGTCGGGATCCGCCGATACCGGCCGCAGCGGGCGTACGCCTGGTGGCTCTTCGTCGCGGCGCTCGGGGTCTTCGCGGCGGGTGACACCGTCTATCTGCTCGCCGCGAACCTGCCGCTCGGCGATTCCCCGGCCGACTCGGGGCTCGTCTCCGACCTCTTCTATCTGGTGATGGTGCCGCTGATCGGCGCGGGGCTGCTCGGGCTGACCCGCTCCACCACCGGGGCCCGGGACCGGTCCGGACTCCTCGACTTCCTGATCTTCACCACCGCCGGTGCCTTCCTGCTCTGGGTGATGGTGATCCGGCCGTACCTCGTCGGGCCGGGGCCGAGCACCTTCGAGCAGTCGGTGCTGGCCGCGTACGCGCTGCTCGACGTGCTGTTGCTGGCCACCGCCGTGCGGGTCGCGGTGACCTCGCGGGGCAGCGTCGCCGGGTTGCTCCTGGCGGCCGGCGCGGCCGGGATGCTCGTCTCCGACATCAGCTACGGCGCCGCGTTGCTGCGCGGCGCGTGGCAGCCGGGCGGCCCGGACGAGCTGGGCTGGCTCGCCTTCTACGTAGCCTGGGGGGCCGCCGCGCTGCACCCGTCGATGGCGACGCTGACCGAACCGGCCGCGCCCCCGGACAGCGAGATCGACAAGACCCGGCTGGTACTGCTCGGCATCGCCGCGACGCTCGCCCCGGCGGTGCTGCTGCTGGAGGTGGTCAACGGCGACGTCCGGGACGGCGCGGTGATCGCCGTGGTCGGCGGCGTGGTCTTCGCGCTGGTGCTGAGCCGGCTCGGTGACGCGGTGGACGGGCACCGGCAGGCGGTGGCCCGGGAGCGGAGCCTGCGGCAGTCCGGCGCCGAGCTGGTGGCCGCGACCGACACCGCCGAGGTACGCCGGGCGGTACGGACCGCGGTGGCCCGGCTGGTGCCCCGGCACTCCTCGCACCGGATGGTCTTCACGATCAACCACACCGACGGGGTGCCGGCGACCACGGTGAGCATCTGGGGACCGGGGATGGCCACGCCGTCACCCTTCTATCCCGCCCCGACCACGGCCGCGGCCCGGCGCAGCCGGCTGCTCCGGGTCCGGACCCTGCAACCGGCGCTGGCCGAGCAGCTTCGCGGATTCGAGAGCGTCGCGCTCTGCCCGCTGGTCGGTGACGGCCGGGTCGACGGCGGGGCCAGCGGCGCACCCCGGGTCGGCGCGCTGCTGGTCGCCACCGACAGCCGGCTGCTGCCGACCCTGCGGGACTCGCTGGAGGTACTGGCCGCGCAGGCGGCGATGGCGCTGGAACGGATCAGCCTGAACCAGGAGATCAACCGCCGGGACAGCGAGGCGTACTTCCGCAGCCTGGTGCAGAACGCCGCCGACGTGATCCTGATCGTCGACGACGACCACCGGGTCCGGTACGCCAGCCCGTCGGTCCGACCCGTGCTCGGCGTCGAGCCGGCCGACTGCACCGATCTGGGTACGGTGCTCTCGCCCGAGGACCAGCTCTCGGTCCCGGCCCTGCTCGACACGGCGCTGGTCGAGTCGGACCGTCGAGGGGTCGACTGGAGCGTACGGCGCCCCGACGGGCAGTGGGTGCAGCTGGAGGTGACCTGTCGGGACCTGCGCCGGGACCGGGCCGTACGCGGCTTCGTGCTGACGTTGCGGGACATCACCGAACGGGTCCGGCTGGAGCAGGAGCTGACCCACCGGTCGGTGCACGACTCGTTGACCGGGTTGGCCAACCGGGCCTCCTACCAGGACCAGGTGTACGAGGCGGTGGAGAAGGCCCGGGACGGCGACCGTACCGTCGGCACGCTCTCCATCGACCTCGACGAGTTCACGGCGGTCAACGACACCCACGGGCACGCGATCGGGGACGCGCTGCTGGTCGCCGCCGGTCAGCGGCTGCGGGAGATCGTCGGACCGAACGACCTGGTGGCCCGGCTCGGTGGCGACGAGTTCGCCGTACTCATCCCGGACGCCGACGACCCGGAGCAGGTCGAGCAGGTCGCCGACCACCTGGTCCGGGCGCTCGCCGAGCCGTTGGAGGTCGGCGACACCGTGGTCAACGGCTCGGTCAGCGTCGGGGTGGCCACCACGGCCGACGCCAGCGACGCGGGCGAGCTGCTGCAACGGGCCGACCTCGCGCTCTATGTCGCCAAGGGGGCCGGCAAGGGGCGCTGGTGCCGCTACCAGTCCGAGCTGCACACCGCGATCGTGGAGCGGCTGGAGCTGCGGGCGGCGCTGACCGAGGCGGTGCAGAAGCTCAGCTTCTCGGTCGACTACCAGCCGATCGTCGACATGCGGACCGGGGCGGCGGTCGGCTTCGAGGCGCTGGCCCGGTGGCACCATCCGGCGCGGGGGCCGGTGCCGCCGGAGCTGTTCATCGGGCTGGCCGAGGAGACCGGGCTGATCGAGCCGATCGGGGACTACGTGCTGCGCCAGGCGGCCGGTGCGGTGGCCCGGTGGCGCGCGGAGCGGGGCGACGAGGGTGTGCCGTACGTCAGCATCAACGTCTCGGCCCGACAGCTCCGTACCCCGGGCTTCGTCGGTACCGTGCGTGCCGCGCTGACCGCCGCCGACGTACCGCCGGACCGGGTGATGCTGGAGATCACCGAGAGTCTGCTGCTGCGGGACCAGGAGCCGGTCTGGGCCGAGCTGTCCGAGCTGCGCACCCTGGGGCTGCGGGTCGCCATCGACGACTTCGGCACCGGCTTCTCGTCGTTGAGCTATCTCCAGCAGATGCCGGCCGACGTACTCAAGATCGACCGGTCGTTCACCGAGACGGTGGCGTCGTCGCGGCGGCAGCGGCTGCTGGTGGAGGGGATCGTCCGGCTCGCCGGCACCCTCGGCCTGGACATCATCGCCGAGGGGGTGGAGACGGAGGCGGTCCGGACCATCCTGCTCGACATGGGCTGCGCCTCCGGGCAGGGCTATCTCTTCGCCCGGCCGTTGAAGGACCACGACGTGCTGCGCTGGCTCGGCGACGCCCCCGCACCCGGCACCCTGCCGAAGCCCCGCCCCGCCGCCGAGTGA
- a CDS encoding sugar O-acetyltransferase has translation MVTDADPRSPRERMLAGDLYRADDPELTGLTRRAALLVQRYNSTPADRPEQHRELLRELLGAVGDGVVVRPPFYCDYGSQIRIGDGSFLNFNTVLLDVAVIEIGAAVQVGPNVQLLTPHHPLDPGQRRAGWEAARPITIGDNVWLGGGVIVLGGVTIGPDTVVGAGSVVTRDLPAGVLAVGNPARVVRPLAG, from the coding sequence ATGGTCACCGACGCGGATCCGCGCTCGCCCCGGGAGCGGATGCTCGCCGGTGACCTCTACCGGGCCGACGACCCGGAACTGACCGGGCTGACCCGGCGGGCCGCCCTGCTCGTGCAGCGTTACAACTCGACGCCGGCCGACCGGCCGGAGCAGCACCGGGAACTGCTGCGCGAGCTGCTCGGTGCGGTCGGCGACGGGGTGGTGGTCCGGCCGCCGTTCTACTGCGACTACGGCAGCCAGATCCGGATCGGCGACGGGTCGTTCCTGAACTTCAACACCGTGCTGCTGGACGTCGCGGTGATCGAGATCGGCGCCGCCGTGCAGGTCGGGCCGAACGTGCAACTGCTGACCCCGCACCACCCGCTCGACCCGGGGCAGCGACGGGCCGGCTGGGAGGCGGCCCGGCCGATCACCATCGGCGACAACGTCTGGCTCGGCGGCGGGGTGATCGTGCTCGGCGGGGTCACCATCGGCCCGGACACCGTGGTCGGTGCCGGCAGCGTGGTCACCCGGGATCTGCCGGCCGGGGTACTCGCCGTCGGCAACCCGGCCCGGGTCGTCCGCCCGCTGGCCGGCTGA
- the dapD gene encoding 2,3,4,5-tetrahydropyridine-2,6-dicarboxylate N-succinyltransferase, which translates to MTTAQPAWGIGVATLAGDQVLDTWYPTGKLGLGSSPLVAGEDGDVLDLPPGAIGERALPGLRTAVVATEIGSLADPIKDAADAYLRLHLLSHRLVRPNELNLDGIFGVLANVAWTSAGPCPPERVDELRVIERAAGRHLAVYGVDKFPRMTDYVVPSGVRIADADRVRLGAHLASGTTVMHEGFCNFNAGTLGASMVEGRIVAGVVVGDGSDVGAGASIMGTLSGGGKEKVRIGERSLLGANAGIGISLGDDCVVEAGCYITAGSKVTLPDGRVVKARELSGVDGLLFWRNSVTGALEAKPRTGRGIELNAALHAND; encoded by the coding sequence GTGACGACCGCACAGCCCGCCTGGGGGATCGGAGTAGCCACGCTCGCCGGGGACCAGGTGCTCGACACGTGGTATCCGACCGGCAAGCTCGGCCTGGGTTCGTCCCCGCTCGTCGCGGGCGAGGACGGCGACGTGCTCGACCTGCCGCCGGGCGCGATCGGCGAGCGGGCGCTGCCGGGGCTGCGTACCGCCGTGGTGGCGACCGAGATCGGCTCGCTGGCCGACCCGATCAAGGACGCCGCCGACGCGTACCTCCGGTTGCATCTCCTCTCCCACCGCCTGGTCCGGCCCAACGAGCTGAACCTCGACGGCATCTTCGGGGTGCTGGCGAACGTCGCCTGGACCTCGGCCGGCCCGTGCCCGCCGGAGCGGGTCGACGAGCTGCGGGTGATCGAGCGGGCCGCCGGCCGGCACCTGGCCGTCTACGGGGTCGACAAGTTCCCCCGGATGACCGACTACGTCGTCCCGTCCGGGGTCCGGATCGCCGACGCCGACCGGGTACGCCTCGGCGCCCACCTGGCCAGCGGCACCACCGTGATGCACGAGGGCTTCTGCAACTTCAACGCCGGCACCCTCGGCGCCTCCATGGTGGAGGGGCGGATCGTCGCCGGGGTGGTGGTCGGGGACGGCTCCGACGTCGGTGCCGGCGCCTCGATCATGGGTACCCTCTCCGGCGGCGGCAAGGAGAAGGTCCGGATCGGCGAGCGGAGCCTGCTCGGCGCCAACGCCGGGATCGGGATCTCCCTCGGCGACGACTGCGTGGTCGAGGCGGGCTGCTACATCACGGCCGGCTCGAAGGTGACCCTGCCGGACGGCCGGGTGGTCAAGGCCCGGGAACTCTCCGGCGTCGACGGGCTGCTGTTCTGGCGCAACTCGGTGACCGGCGCCCTGGAGGCGAAGCCGCGTACCGGCCGGGGCATCGAGCTGAACGCCGCCCTGCACGCCAACGACTGA
- the dapE gene encoding succinyl-diaminopimelate desuccinylase: MENPLTPEVLADPVALTRALVDIESVSRNEKEIADCVEEVLRNVPHLTVARHSNTIMARTDLGRAQRVVLAGHLDTVPLNNNFPSSVQGDLIYGCGTSDMKSGVAYALHLAVSVPEPRYDVTYFFYEAEEIESRYNGLTLVAQAHPEWLTADFAVLLEPTHGVVEAGCQGTMGAIVSATGRRAHSARSWNGVNAIHGIGGALNRLAGYQARMVTIDGCVYREGMNAVRISGGVAGNVVPDLCEMQVNYRFAPDRTVEEAEAHVREVFDGYLVRVIESAPGALPGLTEAPAREFLAAVGAEPVGKLGWTDVSRFAALGIPALNFGPGDPNLAHAPDEHVEIGKIRDGAATLHRWLASH, encoded by the coding sequence ATGGAGAACCCGCTCACCCCCGAGGTGTTGGCCGATCCGGTGGCGTTGACCCGTGCCCTGGTCGACATCGAGTCCGTCTCGCGCAACGAGAAGGAGATCGCGGACTGCGTCGAGGAGGTGCTCAGGAACGTCCCGCACCTGACCGTGGCCCGGCACAGCAACACGATCATGGCTCGTACCGACCTCGGGCGGGCCCAGCGGGTGGTGTTGGCGGGGCACCTGGACACCGTGCCGTTGAACAACAACTTCCCGTCGAGCGTGCAGGGTGACCTGATCTACGGCTGCGGCACCTCGGACATGAAGTCCGGGGTGGCGTACGCGCTGCACCTGGCGGTGAGCGTGCCCGAGCCCCGGTACGACGTCACCTACTTCTTCTACGAGGCCGAGGAGATCGAGTCCCGCTACAACGGGCTGACCCTGGTCGCGCAGGCGCATCCGGAGTGGCTGACCGCCGACTTCGCGGTGTTGCTGGAGCCCACCCACGGGGTGGTGGAGGCGGGCTGCCAGGGCACGATGGGGGCGATCGTCAGCGCGACCGGCCGGCGGGCACACTCGGCCCGCTCGTGGAACGGGGTGAACGCGATCCACGGGATCGGCGGCGCGCTCAACCGACTGGCCGGGTACCAGGCCCGGATGGTCACCATCGACGGCTGCGTGTACCGCGAGGGGATGAACGCGGTCCGGATCAGCGGCGGCGTCGCCGGCAACGTGGTACCGGACCTCTGCGAGATGCAGGTGAACTACCGGTTCGCGCCGGACCGGACGGTCGAGGAGGCGGAGGCACACGTACGCGAGGTCTTCGACGGCTACCTGGTCCGGGTGATCGAGTCGGCGCCGGGTGCGCTGCCGGGGCTGACCGAGGCGCCGGCCCGGGAGTTCCTGGCGGCGGTCGGCGCGGAACCGGTCGGCAAGCTGGGCTGGACGGACGTGTCGCGCTTCGCCGCGCTGGGCATTCCGGCGCTCAACTTCGGGCCGGGCGACCCGAACCTGGCGCACGCCCCCGACGAGCACGTGGAGATCGGCAAGATCCGGGACGGCGCGGCTACCCTGCACCGCTGGCTCGCCTCGCACTGA
- a CDS encoding TIGR00730 family Rossman fold protein, whose protein sequence is MNHSEGRNGGRGPGPERHRGAVTLRREAIPMSTADQRLLDSRSRGDWKTKDAWRALRILSEFVEGFDTLADLPPAVSVFGSARSKPDSPECELAEELGAALAAAGYAVITGGGPGVMEAANRGATEAGGLSVGLGIELPFEQGINDWVDMAIDFRYFFARKTMFVKYAQAFVVLPGGFGTLDELFEALTLVQTGKVTRFPVVLMGTAYWSGLLDWLRDTLAADGKIGLADLELIIVTDDVNAAVRHIIEADAALAAEQEALQETAIAQAEAAQQSAAQEAAAQQSSAQQ, encoded by the coding sequence ATGAACCACAGCGAGGGGCGAAACGGCGGCCGGGGTCCGGGACCGGAACGGCACCGGGGTGCGGTCACCCTGCGCCGCGAGGCGATTCCGATGAGTACGGCCGACCAGCGGCTGCTCGACTCCCGCAGCCGGGGCGACTGGAAGACCAAGGACGCCTGGCGAGCACTGCGCATCCTGTCCGAGTTCGTGGAGGGCTTCGACACCCTGGCCGATCTGCCCCCGGCGGTCAGCGTCTTCGGCTCGGCCCGGAGCAAGCCGGACAGCCCGGAGTGTGAGCTGGCCGAGGAGCTGGGTGCGGCGCTGGCAGCCGCCGGCTACGCGGTGATCACCGGGGGCGGGCCGGGCGTGATGGAGGCGGCCAACCGGGGCGCCACCGAGGCGGGCGGGCTCTCGGTCGGGCTCGGCATCGAGCTGCCGTTCGAGCAGGGCATCAACGACTGGGTCGACATGGCGATCGACTTCCGGTACTTCTTCGCCCGCAAGACCATGTTCGTCAAGTACGCCCAGGCGTTCGTGGTGCTGCCCGGTGGCTTCGGCACCCTGGACGAACTCTTCGAGGCGTTGACGCTGGTGCAGACCGGCAAGGTGACCCGGTTCCCGGTGGTCCTGATGGGTACGGCGTACTGGAGCGGGCTGCTCGACTGGCTCCGGGACACCCTCGCCGCCGACGGGAAGATCGGCCTCGCCGACCTCGAACTGATCATCGTGACCGACGACGTGAACGCCGCCGTCCGGCACATCATCGAGGCGGACGCGGCGCTCGCCGCCGAGCAGGAGGCGCTCCAGGAGACCGCGATCGCCCAGGCCGAGGCGGCCCAGCAGTCGGCGGCCCAGGAGGCGGCGGCCCAGCAGTCAAGCGCCCAGCAGTAG
- a CDS encoding MarR family winged helix-turn-helix transcriptional regulator — protein MASGGRVLFSFVRYWSRRWTGVGLGVDAERGRDVMVVEAVAALTGRGVVASVNDVARELGVDQSGASRMVSRAERLGLLSRVRPSVVGGTTAISVTGEGRELLCAAYAWQDEVLRTLTADWSRAEVRTLVELMGRLVEAQHRIDSH, from the coding sequence ATGGCTTCGGGCGGGCGGGTGCTCTTCTCGTTCGTGCGCTACTGGTCCCGGCGCTGGACCGGTGTCGGCCTCGGCGTCGACGCCGAGCGGGGCCGGGACGTGATGGTGGTGGAGGCGGTGGCGGCGCTGACCGGCCGCGGCGTGGTGGCGTCGGTCAACGACGTGGCCCGGGAACTCGGCGTCGACCAGTCCGGCGCCAGCCGGATGGTGTCCCGGGCCGAGCGGCTCGGGCTGCTCTCCCGGGTGCGACCCTCGGTCGTCGGCGGTACGACGGCGATCTCCGTCACGGGGGAGGGGCGGGAACTGCTGTGTGCCGCGTACGCCTGGCAGGACGAGGTGCTGCGCACCCTGACGGCCGACTGGTCGCGGGCGGAGGTCCGTACGCTCGTCGAGCTGATGGGCCGGCTGGTCGAGGCCCAGCACCGCATCGACTCTCACTAG
- a CDS encoding phosphotransferase enzyme family protein translates to MRVTHSLLHAEDLARLVEREYAIAAPVRVSLLNRGFNDTYLVTEAEGGRRVLRVYNREKYWIRSESDLRFELDLLEHLASAGLGVIRPYQRTLGDRLGRLTAPEGERCFALFTHAPGTPLHEGTLTVEQWREFGSGIARMHLAMDGFLTNHHRYHLDERILVERPLASLAPYAGSDRAAADLAELGTLGERLTGEIQRLRSIDGAYGIIHADLHRGNTNIDGDGRFVTFDFDHCGFGLRAYDLVALYCGPDAPQEDRERWAAVLAGYQRVRPLSRSEVAGFPVLAACRGMWDIGDWLGAADRTGDAWMTEAVLARLLTDVRKAESDPTPRPAAEQPNNGSGDG, encoded by the coding sequence ATGCGCGTGACCCACTCCCTCCTGCACGCCGAGGACCTCGCCCGGCTCGTGGAACGGGAGTACGCCATCGCGGCGCCCGTCAGGGTGAGCTTGCTGAACCGCGGCTTCAACGACACCTATCTGGTCACCGAGGCCGAGGGCGGTCGCCGCGTGCTGCGGGTCTACAACCGAGAGAAGTACTGGATCCGCTCTGAGTCCGACCTCCGCTTCGAGCTCGACCTGCTTGAGCACCTGGCCTCGGCCGGGTTGGGCGTCATCCGCCCGTACCAGCGGACCCTCGGCGACCGGCTCGGCCGGCTGACGGCGCCGGAAGGCGAACGATGCTTCGCGCTGTTCACCCACGCGCCCGGCACGCCGCTGCACGAAGGCACGCTGACCGTCGAGCAATGGCGCGAGTTCGGCTCCGGCATCGCCCGGATGCACCTGGCGATGGACGGCTTCCTCACCAACCACCACCGCTACCACCTCGACGAACGGATCCTCGTCGAACGGCCGCTGGCCAGCCTGGCACCCTATGCCGGCTCGGACCGGGCCGCAGCGGACCTCGCCGAACTCGGCACGCTCGGCGAGCGGCTGACCGGCGAGATCCAGCGACTCCGGTCGATCGACGGCGCATACGGAATCATCCATGCGGACCTGCACCGGGGCAACACCAACATCGACGGCGACGGACGGTTCGTCACCTTCGACTTTGACCACTGCGGGTTCGGGTTACGCGCGTACGACCTGGTCGCCCTCTATTGCGGGCCCGACGCGCCGCAGGAGGATCGCGAACGCTGGGCAGCGGTCCTCGCCGGCTACCAGCGGGTCCGCCCGTTGAGCCGGAGCGAGGTGGCCGGCTTCCCCGTACTGGCTGCCTGCCGGGGGATGTGGGACATCGGTGATTGGCTCGGTGCCGCCGACCGTACCGGCGACGCCTGGATGACCGAAGCGGTGCTCGCCAGGCTGCTGACGGACGTCCGCAAGGCGGAATCCGATCCCACACCCCGGCCCGCCGCCGAGCAACCGAACAACGGATCAGGCGACGGGTAA
- a CDS encoding cell wall-binding repeat-containing protein: MTPRRSRRLFVLASALAVGTTAVLVVPTPAGARPAVNRAEPAAAVEEAVLSASNGSNTVRFDTGGTVTVSEAVQHVAWAPDGSEAVYVGADQQVKRFRYDSPRTPAAVPPADPGGRYASPSYWKFGLGLIMAVKESSAKPWQIAVNRNPLKESSWPQQFVHSPDDSRHYLNPDATGVDWGFVFQAQPNEGGRLVGEPWVGMWDYALGQRKVVDNAANPAISPDGIRLAFVRSDGSHQQIFVYDLRDGRTVQVTSNPVDHDHPVWSPTGSRIAFSDGSGVATVRPDGSGYAMVPGLSGVPAYQSRRKESVVRLAGADRVGTAVAVSRAHWGGVGDNPATGSRAETVVLARSDMFADALGGTVLASAKQGPLLLTSPHTLDPATRAEMVRVLAPDKTVYLLGSTGAVSAEVQAEVEAAGYRVRRLSGPDRYSTAVEIANAIDPDPITVFAATGADFPDALAAGALAGAYNMPARVGGQGTVLLLTNDTTLPAVTRKYLDDHGFTRWQLNTIGMQAGTAMIEYAPRQTFGFDRYETAQQVAYRYFDGIDIAGGRDVVGVATGTNWPDALAGAALMGTLRAPLLLTAGNATTLSAPTREYLDTYRAAISTGYVFGSSAVVTPALADGIGARISGPGGYLRTEGGTTGTRTTVTSPAGPLDIGLPQRPSGPL; this comes from the coding sequence TTGACTCCACGTCGTTCTCGTCGACTGTTCGTGCTGGCCTCGGCGCTCGCCGTCGGTACGACGGCGGTGCTGGTCGTGCCGACCCCGGCCGGCGCCCGTCCCGCCGTCAACCGCGCCGAGCCCGCCGCCGCCGTCGAGGAGGCGGTGCTCTCGGCCAGCAACGGCAGCAACACGGTCCGGTTCGACACCGGCGGCACGGTGACGGTCTCCGAGGCGGTCCAGCACGTCGCGTGGGCACCCGACGGCAGCGAGGCGGTGTACGTCGGCGCGGACCAGCAGGTCAAGAGGTTCCGCTACGACTCGCCGAGGACTCCTGCCGCCGTTCCGCCGGCCGACCCCGGCGGCAGGTACGCCTCGCCGAGCTACTGGAAGTTCGGCCTCGGCCTGATCATGGCGGTCAAGGAGTCGTCGGCGAAGCCGTGGCAGATCGCGGTGAACCGCAACCCGCTCAAGGAGTCGTCCTGGCCGCAGCAGTTCGTCCACTCACCGGACGACAGCCGGCACTACCTGAACCCGGACGCGACCGGGGTGGACTGGGGCTTCGTCTTCCAGGCGCAGCCGAACGAGGGCGGCCGGCTCGTCGGGGAACCGTGGGTCGGCATGTGGGACTACGCCCTCGGCCAGCGAAAGGTCGTCGACAACGCCGCCAACCCGGCGATCTCGCCGGACGGCATCCGGCTGGCGTTCGTCCGCTCCGACGGCAGCCACCAGCAGATCTTCGTCTACGACCTGCGTGACGGCAGGACTGTCCAGGTGACGTCGAACCCGGTCGACCACGACCATCCGGTCTGGTCGCCCACCGGTTCCCGGATCGCCTTCAGCGACGGGTCCGGGGTGGCGACGGTGCGGCCGGACGGCTCCGGGTACGCGATGGTGCCGGGACTGTCCGGGGTGCCGGCGTACCAGTCGCGGCGCAAGGAGTCCGTGGTCCGGCTGGCCGGGGCGGACCGGGTCGGCACCGCCGTCGCCGTCTCCCGGGCCCACTGGGGCGGCGTCGGCGACAACCCGGCCACGGGCAGCCGGGCCGAGACCGTGGTGCTGGCCCGGTCGGACATGTTCGCCGACGCGCTCGGCGGCACGGTACTGGCCTCGGCGAAGCAGGGACCGTTGCTGCTGACCTCCCCGCACACCCTCGACCCGGCCACCAGGGCCGAGATGGTGCGGGTTCTCGCCCCGGACAAGACGGTGTACCTGCTGGGTAGTACCGGTGCCGTCTCCGCCGAGGTGCAGGCGGAGGTCGAGGCGGCGGGCTACCGGGTACGCCGGCTCTCCGGGCCGGACCGCTACAGCACGGCGGTGGAGATCGCCAACGCGATCGACCCGGATCCGATCACCGTCTTCGCCGCGACCGGCGCCGACTTCCCCGACGCCCTCGCCGCGGGTGCGCTGGCCGGCGCCTACAACATGCCCGCCCGGGTCGGCGGCCAGGGCACCGTGCTGCTGCTCACCAACGACACCACCCTGCCGGCCGTCACCCGCAAGTACCTCGACGACCACGGCTTCACCCGCTGGCAACTGAACACGATCGGCATGCAGGCCGGCACGGCGATGATCGAGTACGCGCCCCGGCAGACGTTCGGCTTCGACCGCTACGAGACCGCGCAACAGGTGGCGTACCGCTACTTCGACGGCATCGACATCGCGGGCGGCCGGGACGTCGTCGGCGTGGCCACCGGCACGAACTGGCCGGACGCGCTGGCCGGCGCCGCGCTGATGGGTACCCTCCGGGCGCCGCTGCTGCTCACCGCCGGCAACGCGACGACGCTGAGCGCACCGACCCGGGAATACCTGGACACCTACCGGGCCGCCATCTCCACCGGCTACGTCTTCGGCTCGTCCGCGGTCGTCACCCCCGCGCTGGCCGACGGGATCGGCGCCCGGATCAGCGGTCCCGGCGGCTACCTGCGCACCGAGGGCGGAACGACCGGTACCCGCACGACCGTCACGAGCCCGGCCGGGCCGCTCGACATCGGGCTCCCGCAACGCCCATCGGGTCCACTGTGA